The proteins below come from a single Vicugna pacos chromosome 13, VicPac4, whole genome shotgun sequence genomic window:
- the MED8 gene encoding mediator of RNA polymerase II transcription subunit 8 isoform X1 yields the protein MQVRIRLALVTANQPLVTGQKREEKQLEASLDALLSQVADLKNSLGSFIYKLENEYDRLTWPSVLDSFALLSGQLNTLNKVLKHEKTPLFRNQVIIPLVLSPDRDEDLMRQTEGRVPVFSHEVVPDHLRTKPDPEVEEQEKQLTTDAARIGADAAQKQIQSLNKMCSNLLEKISKEERESESGGLRPNKQTFNPADTNALVAAVAFGKGLSNWRPSGSSGPGQPGQPGAGTILAGASGLQPVQMAGAPSQQQPMLSGVQMAQAGQPGKMPSGIKTNIKSASMHPYQR from the exons ATGCAGGTGAGGATCAGGTTGGCGCTGGTGACTGCTAACCAGCCTCTGGTAACGGGACAGAAG AGGGAGGAGAAGCAGCTTGAGGCATCATTAGATGCACTGCTGAGTCAAGTGGCTGATCTGAAGAACTCCCTGGGGAGTTTTATTTACAAACTGGAGAACGAGTATGACCGTCTGACCTG GCCCTCTGTCCTGGACAGTTTTGCCTTGCTGTCTGGACAGTTGAACACTCTGAACAAGGTCTTGAAGCATGAGAAGACACCACTGTTCCGTAACCAGGTCATCATCCCTCTGGTGTTGTCCCCAGACCGAGACGAAGATCTCATg CGGCAGACTGAAGGACGAGTACCTGTTTTCAGCCATGAGGTGGTTCCTGACCATCTGAGAACAAAGCCTGACCCTGAGGTTGAAGAGCAAGAGAAGCAGCTGACAACGGATGCTGCTCGCATTGGTGCTGATGCAGCTCAG AAGCAGATTCAGAGCTTGAATAAAATGTGCTCAAACCTTCTGGAGAAAATcagcaaagaggaaagagaatcagagagtGGAG GTCTCCGACCGAACAAGCAGACCTTTAACCCAGCAGACACCAATGCCTTAGTGGCAGCTGTTGCCTTTGGGAAGGGGCTATCTAATTGGAGGCCTTCAGGCAGCAGTGGTCCTGGCCAGCCAGGCCAGCCAGGAGCTGGGACAATCCTTGCAGGAGCGTCAGGATTACAGCCGGTGCAGATGGCAGGCGCTCCAAGCCAGCAGCAGCCAATGCTCAGTGGGGTGCAGATGGCCCAAGCAGGTCAACCAG GGAAAATGCCAAGTGGAATAAAAACCAACATCAAGTCGGCTTCAATGCATCCCTACCAGCGGTGA
- the MED8 gene encoding mediator of RNA polymerase II transcription subunit 8 isoform X2 encodes MQREEKQLEASLDALLSQVADLKNSLGSFIYKLENEYDRLTWPSVLDSFALLSGQLNTLNKVLKHEKTPLFRNQVIIPLVLSPDRDEDLMRQTEGRVPVFSHEVVPDHLRTKPDPEVEEQEKQLTTDAARIGADAAQKQIQSLNKMCSNLLEKISKEERESESGGLRPNKQTFNPADTNALVAAVAFGKGLSNWRPSGSSGPGQPGQPGAGTILAGASGLQPVQMAGAPSQQQPMLSGVQMAQAGQPGKMPSGIKTNIKSASMHPYQR; translated from the exons ATGCAG AGGGAGGAGAAGCAGCTTGAGGCATCATTAGATGCACTGCTGAGTCAAGTGGCTGATCTGAAGAACTCCCTGGGGAGTTTTATTTACAAACTGGAGAACGAGTATGACCGTCTGACCTG GCCCTCTGTCCTGGACAGTTTTGCCTTGCTGTCTGGACAGTTGAACACTCTGAACAAGGTCTTGAAGCATGAGAAGACACCACTGTTCCGTAACCAGGTCATCATCCCTCTGGTGTTGTCCCCAGACCGAGACGAAGATCTCATg CGGCAGACTGAAGGACGAGTACCTGTTTTCAGCCATGAGGTGGTTCCTGACCATCTGAGAACAAAGCCTGACCCTGAGGTTGAAGAGCAAGAGAAGCAGCTGACAACGGATGCTGCTCGCATTGGTGCTGATGCAGCTCAG AAGCAGATTCAGAGCTTGAATAAAATGTGCTCAAACCTTCTGGAGAAAATcagcaaagaggaaagagaatcagagagtGGAG GTCTCCGACCGAACAAGCAGACCTTTAACCCAGCAGACACCAATGCCTTAGTGGCAGCTGTTGCCTTTGGGAAGGGGCTATCTAATTGGAGGCCTTCAGGCAGCAGTGGTCCTGGCCAGCCAGGCCAGCCAGGAGCTGGGACAATCCTTGCAGGAGCGTCAGGATTACAGCCGGTGCAGATGGCAGGCGCTCCAAGCCAGCAGCAGCCAATGCTCAGTGGGGTGCAGATGGCCCAAGCAGGTCAACCAG GGAAAATGCCAAGTGGAATAAAAACCAACATCAAGTCGGCTTCAATGCATCCCTACCAGCGGTGA